In Candidatus Dadabacteria bacterium, the DNA window GGCATTCAGTTAAAGCCATACAATGAGGAATATGAAAAGCAGATGGAGATTGCCCGTCGGGTTATGCACGAGGACAGGGAAGTCCTGAAGAAGCTCGCCGAGTGATGGAACCGGAACCTATATGGCTCTTGAAGGCGACTGTGCTTGACCTTCATCAGGAGGAAATCGCCAGACACGGCGGAACCGAAGGCATAAGGGATGAGGGTATGCTTGAGTCCGCTCTGGACAGACCCAGAAACCTTTACCATTACGGCAATCCCAAGCCGGACATAACCGACCTTGCGGCGGCTTACGCCTACGGCATTGCCCGCAATCATCCGTTTTTAGACGGAAACAAGCGGGCCGCCCTTGTGTCCTGCCGGGCGTTTCTTTTAAGAAACGGTTTTGACCTTATGGCAACTCCGGTTGAGAAATACGACAAAATCATGCGTCTCGCCGAGGGAATGCTGTCGGAAGAGGAACTCGCGAACTGGATAGCGGAAAGAACTGTGCCGGTTGAGGAGGAAGGGCAAACGGGGAGAAAATTGCAGGAGGATGCGCCCAAGAG includes these proteins:
- a CDS encoding type II toxin-antitoxin system death-on-curing family toxin; this encodes MEPEPIWLLKATVLDLHQEEIARHGGTEGIRDEGMLESALDRPRNLYHYGNPKPDITDLAAAYAYGIARNHPFLDGNKRAALVSCRAFLLRNGFDLMATPVEKYDKIMRLAEGMLSEEELANWIAERTVPVEEEGQTGRKLQEDAPKRKSGRKK